A single region of the Duganella sp. BuS-21 genome encodes:
- a CDS encoding CysB family HTH-type transcriptional regulator, with protein MNLHQLRFVREAVRQNYNLTDAAKALFTSQPGVSKAIIELEEELGVDIFTRHGKRIRGLTEPGRLVLQSVELIMQEIDSLKRIGKEYAAQDSGSFTIATTHTQARYTLPKVVQAFMVKFPKVRLSLLQGNPQQIAEMVQRDQADLCIATESIAGVTGLVTLPCYQWEHVIVVAPDHPLLRIKQPTLEEIAAFPIITYDGAFAGRSKIDHAFSLRGLKLDVLLEAIDADVIKTYVELGMGIGIIAGMAFDAERDKNLRAIPVGHLFGMNVSRVAVKQGAYLRSYIYTFIELLAPTLNRKLIEQAMSGEKDNYEL; from the coding sequence ATGAACCTTCATCAGTTGCGCTTTGTGCGCGAAGCAGTACGCCAGAACTACAACCTGACCGACGCCGCCAAGGCGCTATTCACCTCGCAGCCGGGCGTGTCCAAGGCGATTATCGAACTGGAAGAGGAATTGGGGGTCGATATCTTCACCCGCCACGGCAAGCGCATCCGGGGCCTGACGGAGCCGGGGCGGCTGGTGCTGCAGTCGGTGGAATTGATTATGCAGGAAATCGATTCGCTCAAGCGCATCGGCAAGGAATATGCGGCGCAGGACAGCGGCAGCTTTACCATCGCCACCACACACACGCAGGCGCGCTACACGCTGCCCAAGGTGGTGCAGGCCTTCATGGTGAAGTTCCCGAAAGTGCGATTGTCTTTATTGCAAGGAAATCCGCAGCAGATCGCCGAAATGGTCCAGCGCGACCAGGCCGACCTGTGCATCGCCACCGAATCGATCGCCGGCGTGACCGGCCTGGTGACCTTGCCATGTTATCAATGGGAGCACGTAATCGTGGTCGCGCCCGACCATCCGCTGCTGCGCATCAAGCAGCCGACGCTGGAAGAGATCGCGGCATTCCCGATCATCACGTATGATGGCGCCTTTGCCGGCCGCAGCAAGATAGACCATGCGTTTTCCCTGCGCGGCCTGAAGCTGGACGTGCTGCTGGAAGCCATCGACGCCGACGTGATCAAGACTTATGTGGAGTTGGGCATGGGGATTGGTATCATAGCGGGCATGGCCTTCGACGCCGAGCGCGACAAGAACCTGCGCGCCATCCCTGTGGGCCACCTGTTCGGCATGAATGTGTCGCGGGTGGCGGTCAAGCAGGGCGCCTATCTGCGCAGCTATATCTACACCTTTATTGAACTGCTGGCGCCTACGCTCAACCGCAAATTGATCGAACAGGCGATGAGTGGCGAAAAAGATAACTACGAACTATAA
- a CDS encoding class I SAM-dependent methyltransferase: MITNQLTQYYAVNADNYDQVYAQEERFDDLDDLQEMVAEMFTGHKVLELACGTAYWTDLIAETAESVYATDILQEMLDLAETRGLDEEIVSFGQLDAFNLPDGLEGQYTAVFAAGLWSHVPREQYDSFLKMLRAKLGKDILVVLLDESYVDGNSMVIARTDAQGNTFQILTADDGQRYEIMKNYLTDSTLRKRFANHGRQIRIERLEYYYLLSCRLK; this comes from the coding sequence ATGATTACCAATCAGTTGACACAATATTACGCCGTCAACGCCGACAACTATGACCAGGTCTACGCCCAGGAAGAGCGTTTTGACGATCTGGATGACTTACAGGAAATGGTCGCCGAAATGTTCACCGGCCACAAGGTGCTGGAACTGGCCTGCGGCACGGCCTACTGGACCGACCTGATCGCCGAGACCGCCGAGTCGGTCTACGCCACCGACATTCTGCAGGAAATGCTGGACCTGGCGGAAACGCGCGGCCTGGACGAGGAGATCGTCTCGTTCGGCCAGCTGGACGCCTTCAATCTGCCGGACGGCCTGGAAGGCCAGTACACCGCCGTGTTCGCCGCCGGCCTGTGGAGCCATGTGCCGCGCGAGCAGTACGACAGTTTCCTGAAGATGCTGCGCGCCAAGCTGGGCAAGGACATCCTGGTGGTGTTGCTGGACGAATCCTATGTCGACGGCAATTCCATGGTCATCGCCCGCACCGATGCGCAGGGCAACACCTTCCAGATCCTCACCGCCGACGACGGCCAGCGCTACGAGATCATGAAGAACTACCTGACCGATAGCACGCTGCGCAAGCGTTTCGCCAACCACGGGCGCCAGATCCGCATCGAGCGCCTGGAGTACTACTATTTGCTGAGCTGCCGTCTCAAATAA
- a CDS encoding porin — MIIGGFAAQAQAQSNVTIYGLVDAGIVSERGGSAGSVTKVTSGIGGQSRLGFRGTEDLGNGLSAIFQLETGFKADDGTLDTANSIFNRQAFVGLKSKDAGQLTIGRQYTMLYLAQSQVADPFGAGYAGTIKNLFPTSGANTRVSNALVYSTPVIEGFSADALYALGEQNGSSTAGRQFGLGLNYAQGPLNARLVHNNKNNDTVAVGTTPARQQSSGRTTMFAANYDFKVVKAYFAYGSNDGVNSAQIPVANAYGYTVAPKASLDSADYLIGAQIPVGAGTIMASFINKNDKTANNQDATQWAVGYLYALSKRTSTYVAYAKIKNKNGAGYTVGNNNEPGTGDKAFNLGLRHAF, encoded by the coding sequence CTGATCATCGGCGGCTTCGCTGCGCAAGCTCAAGCTCAATCGAATGTAACGATCTACGGCCTGGTGGACGCCGGCATCGTTAGCGAGCGCGGCGGCTCGGCCGGTTCCGTGACCAAAGTCACCAGCGGTATCGGCGGCCAGTCGCGTCTGGGCTTCCGTGGCACGGAAGACCTGGGCAACGGCCTGTCGGCCATCTTCCAGCTGGAAACCGGCTTCAAAGCCGACGACGGCACGCTCGACACCGCCAACAGCATCTTCAACCGTCAGGCCTTCGTCGGCCTGAAAAGCAAGGACGCCGGTCAGCTGACCATCGGTCGTCAATACACCATGTTGTACCTGGCGCAAAGCCAGGTGGCCGACCCGTTCGGCGCCGGCTATGCCGGCACCATCAAAAACCTGTTCCCAACCTCGGGCGCCAACACCCGCGTCAGCAACGCCCTGGTGTACTCGACCCCGGTCATCGAAGGTTTTAGCGCCGACGCCCTGTACGCCCTGGGCGAGCAGAACGGCAGCTCGACCGCCGGCCGTCAGTTCGGCCTGGGCCTGAACTACGCCCAAGGCCCGCTGAACGCGCGCCTGGTGCACAACAACAAGAACAACGACACCGTAGCCGTTGGCACCACCCCGGCACGCCAGCAGTCGAGCGGCCGCACCACCATGTTCGCCGCCAACTACGACTTCAAGGTGGTCAAGGCTTACTTCGCCTACGGCTCGAACGATGGCGTGAACAGCGCCCAGATCCCGGTGGCCAACGCCTACGGCTACACCGTCGCGCCTAAAGCCAGCCTGGACAGCGCAGACTACCTGATCGGTGCGCAGATCCCGGTCGGCGCCGGCACCATCATGGCCTCGTTCATCAACAAGAACGACAAGACCGCCAACAACCAGGACGCTACTCAGTGGGCCGTCGGCTACCTGTACGCCCTGTCGAAGCGCACCAGCACCTACGTTGCTTACGCCAAGATCAAGAACAAGAACGGCGCCGGCTACACCGTTGGCAACAACAACGAGCCAGGCACCGGCGACAAAGCCTTCAACCTGGGCCTGCGTCACGCGTTCTAA